Proteins encoded by one window of Armatimonadota bacterium:
- a CDS encoding FAD synthetase family protein: protein MQVFHAPEEVPPASTGIALGTFDGVHLGHRAVLEATVAWAREQGWRSMALTFHPHPLELLAPPREPFLLTTLEERIHRFAATGLEAVLVLRFDETLRNTEPQTFVEMLVHRLGVRGVVCGSGFAFGRNRTGNVQLLEHLGARMGFGVRVCPPVELGGAPVSSSRIRALLREGQVEEAAVLLGDPYEVRVRLRRQVRGTGGFVCWCETPPRKLVPAPGAYGIRVEAEEEVDGVAQVGSQELVVMVPQALPGLATLRFVRRLAPEPVFAPPGGA, encoded by the coding sequence ATGCAGGTCTTCCACGCGCCGGAGGAGGTTCCCCCTGCCTCCACCGGCATCGCCTTGGGAACCTTCGACGGCGTCCACCTCGGCCATCGGGCGGTCCTGGAAGCGACCGTGGCGTGGGCCCGGGAGCAGGGGTGGCGGAGCATGGCCCTCACCTTCCATCCGCATCCCCTGGAGCTCCTCGCCCCTCCTCGGGAGCCCTTCCTGCTCACCACCCTGGAGGAGCGGATCCACCGGTTTGCGGCCACGGGCCTAGAGGCCGTGCTGGTGCTGAGGTTTGACGAGACCCTGCGGAACACGGAACCCCAAACCTTCGTGGAGATGCTCGTTCACCGACTGGGCGTTCGGGGCGTGGTGTGCGGTTCGGGATTCGCCTTTGGGCGGAATCGGACGGGAAACGTGCAATTGCTGGAGCACCTGGGAGCCCGGATGGGATTCGGGGTCCGGGTGTGCCCGCCGGTGGAGCTCGGGGGAGCTCCGGTGAGCAGCAGCCGCATCCGGGCTCTGCTCCGGGAGGGCCAGGTGGAGGAGGCCGCGGTGTTGCTGGGCGATCCGTACGAGGTCCGCGTCCGGCTCCGACGCCAGGTGCGGGGGACCGGCGGGTTCGTGTGCTGGTGCGAGACCCCCCCCAGGAAGCTGGTACCCGCCCCAGGAGCCTACGGGATACGGGTGGAGGCAGAGGAGGAGGTAGACGGAGTGGCTCAAGTAGGATCCCAGGAGCTGGTGGTCATGGTCCCTCAAGCCCTCCCCGGCCTCGCCACCCTCCGGTTTGTCCGCCGCCTCGCCCCGGAGCCCGTGTTTGCCCCCCCAGGGGGGGCGTGA
- a CDS encoding polyribonucleotide nucleotidyltransferase, with protein sequence MTVAISYATPEVYRVVFPVGDEEWVIETGKLARQANGAVTVRYGETVVLVTATASENPREGIDFLPLTCEFEERLYAAGKIPGSFFRREGRPGERAILSARLMDRPLRPLFPKGFRNEVQVIATTLSADKIHPPDVAAVVGASAALAISDIPWEGPIGCVRVGWVDGRLVLNPTLQQIEGPSRLDLVVAATDEAVVMLEAGADQVPEEVVLEAIDLAHAECRRIIAAIRELVEKAGKPKRQVPLFAVDPELERVVREASVPALDAALRNADKQAREAAVAQAAQEVGARLLEQYPDRALEIRAVLESVQKDLVRRMILEEGVRTDGRTPTEIRPLYIEVGLMPRTHGSALFQRGQTQVLTLCTLGTGEDEQILDDLGILERKRFMHHYVFPPYSTGEVRPLRGPSRREIGHGALAERALARMIPPEEAFPYTIRLVSEVLESNGSTSMASVCGSTLALMDAGVPIRAPVAGISIGLMTGEDGRAVLLTDIQGIEDAHGDMDFKVAGTREGITAIQLDIKLRGLPRDLIAEALSRAREARLAILDAMLQVLPAPRSELSKYAPRLVTLQIPPEKIREVIGPGGKVINRITAETGTRIEVEQDGRVIIASTSEEAAQRAMQRIREIVQEVEVGQTYLGRVTRLTSFGAFVEVLPGKEGLVHISELSDRRVNRVEDVVKVGDQILVRVKEIDALGRVNLTRRGLTSEGGSGGAPASVAPARGPGGREDRRPEGGRPVRPDARPRRTEPRR encoded by the coding sequence ATGACCGTTGCCATCTCGTATGCGACCCCGGAAGTGTACCGTGTCGTCTTTCCGGTGGGGGATGAGGAGTGGGTGATCGAGACCGGGAAACTGGCGCGCCAGGCGAACGGTGCGGTGACGGTCCGGTACGGAGAGACGGTGGTGCTCGTCACGGCCACCGCCTCCGAGAACCCGCGGGAGGGGATTGACTTCCTGCCCCTCACGTGCGAGTTCGAGGAGCGCCTCTACGCCGCGGGCAAGATTCCAGGAAGCTTCTTCCGCCGGGAAGGCCGGCCTGGAGAGCGGGCCATCCTCAGCGCCCGGCTCATGGATCGGCCCCTCCGCCCACTCTTCCCCAAGGGCTTCCGGAATGAGGTCCAGGTGATCGCCACCACCCTGTCCGCGGACAAGATCCACCCGCCGGACGTGGCCGCGGTGGTAGGGGCGAGCGCGGCCCTCGCCATCTCCGACATCCCCTGGGAGGGACCCATCGGCTGCGTGCGGGTGGGGTGGGTGGACGGGCGATTGGTCCTGAATCCCACCCTCCAGCAGATCGAGGGACCGAGCCGGCTGGACCTGGTGGTGGCGGCCACGGACGAGGCGGTGGTGATGCTAGAGGCGGGTGCAGACCAGGTCCCGGAGGAGGTGGTCCTGGAAGCCATCGACCTCGCCCACGCGGAATGCCGCAGGATCATCGCCGCTATCCGGGAGCTGGTGGAAAAGGCGGGCAAACCCAAGCGCCAGGTACCCCTCTTCGCCGTAGACCCGGAGCTGGAACGGGTGGTGCGGGAAGCCTCCGTCCCGGCGCTGGATGCCGCCCTGCGCAACGCCGATAAGCAAGCCAGGGAGGCCGCGGTGGCGCAGGCGGCGCAGGAGGTGGGTGCCCGCCTGTTGGAGCAGTACCCGGATCGGGCCCTGGAGATCCGAGCCGTCCTGGAGTCCGTCCAGAAGGACCTCGTGCGCCGCATGATCCTGGAGGAAGGCGTGCGCACGGACGGTCGGACACCCACGGAGATCCGCCCTCTTTACATCGAAGTCGGCCTCATGCCCCGCACCCACGGGAGTGCCCTCTTCCAGCGGGGTCAGACGCAGGTGCTCACCCTGTGCACCCTGGGCACGGGGGAGGACGAGCAGATCCTGGATGATCTGGGGATTCTGGAGCGGAAGCGCTTCATGCACCACTACGTCTTCCCGCCCTACAGCACGGGAGAGGTACGGCCCCTGCGGGGTCCGAGCCGGCGGGAGATCGGGCACGGAGCCCTGGCGGAGCGGGCTCTGGCCCGCATGATCCCGCCGGAGGAGGCGTTCCCCTACACCATCCGGCTCGTGAGCGAGGTCCTGGAGTCAAACGGCTCCACCTCCATGGCCTCCGTGTGCGGGAGCACCCTGGCCCTCATGGACGCCGGTGTCCCCATTCGGGCTCCTGTAGCGGGCATCTCCATCGGGCTCATGACGGGCGAGGACGGCCGCGCGGTACTCCTCACGGACATCCAGGGAATCGAGGATGCCCACGGGGACATGGACTTCAAGGTAGCGGGCACCCGGGAGGGGATCACCGCCATCCAGCTGGACATCAAGCTGCGGGGGCTTCCGCGGGACCTCATCGCCGAGGCCCTGAGCCGGGCCCGGGAGGCGCGGCTCGCCATCCTGGACGCCATGCTCCAGGTGCTCCCCGCTCCCCGCAGCGAGCTCTCCAAGTACGCCCCACGCTTGGTGACCCTGCAGATCCCGCCCGAGAAGATCCGGGAGGTGATCGGGCCGGGCGGTAAGGTCATCAACCGGATTACCGCGGAGACCGGTACCCGGATCGAGGTGGAGCAGGATGGCCGGGTGATTATCGCCAGCACCAGCGAGGAGGCGGCCCAGCGGGCGATGCAGAGGATCCGGGAGATCGTACAGGAGGTGGAGGTGGGGCAGACCTATCTCGGCCGGGTCACCCGGCTCACCAGCTTCGGCGCCTTCGTGGAGGTGCTGCCCGGTAAAGAGGGCTTGGTGCACATCTCCGAACTCAGCGACCGACGGGTGAACCGGGTGGAGGACGTGGTGAAGGTGGGCGACCAGATCCTCGTGCGGGTGAAGGAAATCGACGCCCTGGGCCGGGTGAACCTCACACGTCGCGGGCTGACGTCGGAGGGGGGGAGTGGGGGAGCACCTGCCTCCGTGGCCCCTGCCCGGGGGCCGGGGGGGCGTGAGGACCGGCGGCCTGAGGGAGGGCGACCGGTTCGGCCGGATGCGCGGCCCCGTAGGACGGAGCCCCGACGGTAG
- a CDS encoding aspartate-semialdehyde dehydrogenase: MVSRGYVVAVVGATGAVGRQVVNILETRDFPLRELRLLASPRSAGKRVDGHPVEAVCEEAFEGCDLALFDTPDEVAREWVPRAAARGCVVIDNSAAFRLEPDVPLVIPEINGHRILDRPRNIIANPNCTTATFLMPLAPLHQAFGLRRVVVCSYQSVSGAGQRGTEQLWLELRAVVERGEPLTEPLGDAFPHPIALNLLPAIGSVKEDGWTSEERKALLESRKILELPDLEVAVTCVRVPTLVGHGVAVHAAFARTPTPEEARKVLARALGIEVVDDPLRHRYPTPLCAASRDPVYVGRLRRDGMGNLAFFAVADNLRKGAALNAVQIAEALIARDPSLGKAPARR, translated from the coding sequence ATGGTGTCCAGGGGATACGTGGTCGCTGTAGTGGGTGCCACGGGCGCGGTGGGGCGCCAGGTGGTGAACATTCTGGAGACCCGGGACTTCCCGCTCCGGGAGCTGCGGCTGCTGGCAAGCCCGCGCTCCGCGGGGAAGCGGGTGGACGGGCACCCCGTGGAGGCCGTGTGCGAGGAGGCGTTCGAGGGGTGCGATCTTGCCCTCTTCGATACCCCGGATGAGGTGGCCCGGGAGTGGGTGCCCCGGGCTGCGGCCCGCGGATGCGTGGTGATCGACAACTCCGCGGCGTTCCGGCTGGAGCCGGACGTGCCGCTCGTGATCCCCGAGATCAACGGCCACCGGATTCTGGACCGACCCCGCAACATCATCGCCAACCCCAACTGCACCACCGCCACCTTCCTCATGCCCCTCGCTCCCCTCCACCAGGCGTTCGGGCTGCGGCGGGTGGTGGTCTGCTCCTACCAGTCCGTCTCCGGTGCGGGGCAGCGGGGGACGGAACAGCTGTGGCTGGAGCTGCGGGCCGTGGTGGAGCGGGGAGAACCCCTCACGGAGCCCTTGGGGGATGCGTTCCCGCACCCCATCGCCCTGAACCTCCTCCCCGCCATCGGATCCGTGAAGGAGGATGGGTGGACCAGTGAGGAGCGCAAGGCGCTGCTGGAAAGCCGCAAGATCCTGGAACTCCCAGACCTGGAGGTGGCCGTCACCTGCGTGCGGGTGCCTACCTTGGTGGGCCACGGGGTGGCGGTGCACGCGGCCTTCGCGCGCACTCCTACCCCGGAGGAGGCCCGGAAGGTCCTTGCCCGGGCTCTGGGGATCGAGGTGGTGGACGACCCCCTCCGCCACCGGTATCCCACCCCGCTCTGCGCCGCCAGCCGTGACCCGGTATACGTGGGACGCCTCCGGCGGGACGGAATGGGAAACCTGGCCTTCTTCGCGGTGGCGGACAACCTCCGGAAGGGAGCTGCCCTCAACGCGGTTCAGATCGCGGAGGCCCTCATCGCCCGGGACCCCAGCCTGGGCAAGGCCCCGGCCCGCCGGTAG
- the rpsO gene encoding 30S ribosomal protein S15 translates to MALLKEEKQTLIEQFRRSEADTGSPEVQVALLTERIRLLAEHLKVHRKDLHSRRGLVQMVSKRRRLLRYLQREDPERYRQLIERLGLRR, encoded by the coding sequence ATGGCCCTACTGAAGGAGGAAAAACAGACCCTCATCGAGCAGTTCCGCCGGTCGGAAGCGGACACGGGCTCCCCAGAGGTCCAGGTGGCGCTCCTCACGGAGCGCATCCGGCTCCTCGCGGAGCACCTGAAGGTCCACCGCAAGGATCTCCACTCCCGGCGAGGGCTTGTCCAAATGGTTAGCAAGCGTCGGCGGCTGTTGCGATACCTCCAGCGGGAGGATCCAGAACGGTACCGGCAGCTCATCGAGCGTCTGGGCCTCCGCAGGTAG
- the dapB gene encoding 4-hydroxy-tetrahydrodipicolinate reductase, which translates to MRPFAPSVLRVAVSGAAGRMGRAVVRAVVREPDLLLVAAFGHTRALGEDAGEVAGVGPVGVPIRPAEEIEGLMADVLVDFAVGAATVTNALRAVHRGVRPVVGGTGYDPAAIGVLERACGERGLGGVVAPNFALGAALMMRFAELAARHFPHVEIVELHHDRKKDAPSGTALRTAQLIASARSALPESKVQETETVPGVRGGVYEGIRVHSVRLPGLMAHQEVVFGGPGQVLRIRHDAMGDEAYLPGVLLAIRRVVELDHLVVGLENLLTLEG; encoded by the coding sequence GTGAGACCGTTCGCTCCGTCCGTCCTACGGGTAGCGGTCTCTGGGGCTGCGGGCCGGATGGGCCGCGCGGTGGTCCGAGCCGTGGTCCGGGAGCCGGATCTCCTTCTCGTGGCGGCCTTCGGCCACACGCGCGCCCTCGGAGAGGACGCGGGAGAGGTGGCGGGAGTGGGGCCAGTCGGGGTCCCCATCCGGCCCGCGGAGGAGATCGAGGGGCTGATGGCGGATGTGCTCGTGGACTTTGCCGTGGGTGCGGCCACGGTGACCAACGCCCTCCGCGCGGTCCATCGGGGCGTGCGGCCCGTGGTGGGGGGAACGGGGTACGATCCCGCCGCGATCGGGGTCCTCGAGCGGGCGTGCGGGGAGCGAGGCCTTGGGGGGGTGGTGGCTCCCAACTTCGCCCTGGGGGCCGCCCTCATGATGCGGTTCGCGGAACTCGCGGCCCGTCACTTTCCGCACGTGGAGATCGTGGAGCTCCACCACGACCGGAAAAAGGATGCACCGAGCGGCACCGCACTCCGGACCGCTCAGCTCATCGCCTCCGCCCGCTCCGCCCTCCCGGAATCTAAGGTCCAGGAGACGGAGACGGTGCCGGGGGTCCGCGGCGGGGTATATGAGGGGATCCGGGTACACAGCGTGCGGCTTCCGGGGCTGATGGCCCACCAGGAGGTGGTCTTCGGCGGGCCCGGGCAGGTTCTCCGCATCCGCCACGATGCCATGGGGGATGAGGCGTACCTTCCGGGAGTGCTGCTGGCCATTCGGCGGGTGGTGGAGCTGGACCACCTCGTGGTGGGCCTGGAGAACCTGCTGACCCTGGAGGGGTAA
- a CDS encoding undecaprenyl-diphosphate phosphatase, producing MGTPYLWQMVVLGAVQGLTEFLPVSSSAHLVFAEFLLGLPRPGLALEAVLHLGTVGAVLVLYGRDLARLLQVWRRSPLDLTPGQPGRVVWLLLCTTAITGLVGLAFAEPLGALFASIRWTAIQLVLTGLLLWWAPRSGNRTLPHMTWADAGWVGLAQAVSIVPGISRSGITIVTALWRGIGREEAARYSFLSAVPAILGAAAFSLARDWQAAVFLGYSPAELLVGFTSALGFGMVAILGLVRILQHGRLRTFSWYCWIVGLGVLAYAWRCGV from the coding sequence ATGGGGACCCCCTACCTGTGGCAGATGGTGGTCCTGGGTGCGGTCCAGGGTCTTACGGAGTTCCTCCCGGTGAGCAGCTCCGCGCACCTGGTCTTCGCGGAGTTCCTCCTAGGACTTCCCAGGCCGGGGCTTGCCCTGGAGGCCGTGCTGCACCTGGGAACCGTGGGCGCGGTGTTGGTCCTCTACGGGAGGGATCTGGCCCGCCTCCTGCAGGTCTGGAGGCGTTCCCCCCTCGATCTCACCCCAGGACAGCCCGGTCGGGTAGTGTGGCTGTTGCTCTGCACCACCGCCATCACGGGCCTTGTGGGGCTGGCCTTCGCGGAGCCGCTTGGGGCCCTGTTCGCCTCGATCCGGTGGACCGCGATCCAGCTGGTGCTCACGGGTCTCCTCCTCTGGTGGGCACCCCGTAGCGGCAACCGAACTCTGCCCCACATGACGTGGGCGGACGCAGGGTGGGTGGGGCTCGCACAGGCGGTCTCCATCGTCCCGGGGATCTCCCGGTCCGGGATCACCATCGTCACGGCCCTGTGGCGGGGGATCGGGCGGGAAGAGGCGGCCCGCTATTCCTTCCTGTCCGCGGTTCCCGCGATCCTCGGGGCTGCGGCTTTCTCCCTGGCCCGGGATTGGCAGGCAGCGGTCTTCCTGGGATACTCCCCAGCGGAACTCCTGGTGGGGTTCACGAGTGCTCTGGGGTTCGGGATGGTGGCCATCCTGGGGCTGGTTCGCATCCTCCAGCACGGCCGCCTGAGGACCTTCTCCTGGTACTGCTGGATCGTGGGGCTGGGGGTCCTGGCGTACGCATGGAGGTGCGGCGTATGA
- a CDS encoding ribonuclease J: MARGRGLPHADGALRVIPLGGLGEIGKNATLVQWRHEAVLVDAGVQFPEEELFGVDLVIPDFSVLRRDGRRVLGVLLTHGHEDHVGALPFLLRTLPVPVYGTRLTVGLARAKAPPQATFHTTQPRTRIRLGPFEAEWIRVSHSIPDSCALALRTPVGTLVFSGDFKFDQTPIDGQPPDLARLAELGEEGVLALFLDSTNVERPGVTPSERVVGEAFQERFPRISGRILLTTFATNVHRIQQAIEAAARVRRKVAVVGRSMEEVVRTARSLGYLRVPSGLLVSVEEANRMAASQVLVLVTGSQGEPFSALARISVGSHRQISLRPGDTVVFSASPIPGNEVLVARTVDALFRAGAEVIYGTASEMHVSGHASQEELRLMINLLRPRYVVPVHGEYRHLVLNARLAQSVGLPPERVLVGTNGTVFAFTTAEGRVAGREEVSNVLVDGLGVGDVGEAVLRDRQHLARDGIVVAVVGIDRESGRIVHGPELVTRGFVHAPEASGLLQESRQRVTEVVMRCWRRGQTELGVVRGEIRDALFRFLHRKTGRQPMILPLVVEL, from the coding sequence ATGGCTCGGGGCCGTGGGCTTCCTCACGCGGATGGAGCCCTCCGGGTGATCCCCCTGGGCGGGCTCGGAGAGATCGGCAAGAACGCCACCCTTGTCCAGTGGCGCCACGAGGCGGTGCTGGTGGATGCAGGGGTCCAGTTCCCGGAGGAGGAGCTCTTTGGCGTAGATCTCGTGATCCCGGACTTCTCCGTGCTCCGCCGGGACGGGCGCCGGGTGCTGGGGGTGCTGCTGACCCACGGGCATGAGGACCACGTGGGAGCTCTGCCGTTCCTCCTGCGCACCCTGCCCGTGCCCGTCTACGGGACCCGACTTACCGTAGGCCTCGCCCGGGCCAAGGCGCCTCCGCAGGCTACCTTCCACACCACCCAGCCCCGGACGCGGATCCGGTTGGGGCCCTTCGAGGCGGAGTGGATCCGGGTGAGCCACAGCATCCCGGACAGCTGCGCCCTCGCACTGCGCACCCCCGTGGGCACCTTGGTCTTCAGCGGGGACTTCAAGTTCGATCAGACTCCCATCGATGGACAACCCCCGGACCTCGCTCGGCTCGCGGAGCTGGGGGAGGAAGGGGTGCTGGCCCTGTTCCTCGACAGCACGAACGTGGAGCGGCCCGGCGTGACGCCTTCGGAACGGGTGGTAGGGGAGGCCTTCCAGGAGCGCTTCCCTCGAATCTCCGGCCGCATCCTGCTCACCACGTTCGCCACGAACGTGCACCGGATCCAGCAGGCTATAGAGGCCGCGGCACGGGTGCGCCGGAAGGTGGCGGTGGTGGGGCGCAGTATGGAGGAGGTAGTCCGGACCGCCCGCTCCCTCGGCTACCTCCGGGTCCCTAGCGGGCTTCTTGTCTCTGTGGAAGAGGCCAACCGTATGGCAGCTTCCCAGGTCCTGGTCCTGGTGACGGGGTCCCAGGGAGAGCCCTTCTCCGCCTTGGCCCGTATCTCTGTAGGATCCCACCGACAGATCTCCCTCCGACCCGGGGACACCGTGGTCTTCTCCGCTTCCCCCATCCCCGGCAACGAAGTCCTGGTGGCGCGGACCGTGGATGCCCTGTTCCGGGCCGGTGCGGAGGTCATCTATGGGACTGCCTCGGAGATGCACGTCTCCGGACACGCCTCCCAGGAGGAGCTCCGGCTGATGATCAACCTCCTCCGCCCCCGGTACGTGGTGCCCGTACACGGGGAGTACCGGCACCTGGTGCTCAACGCGCGCCTCGCGCAAAGCGTGGGGCTCCCGCCGGAGCGGGTCCTAGTGGGCACCAACGGGACCGTCTTTGCCTTCACCACCGCGGAAGGCCGTGTGGCGGGCCGGGAGGAGGTCTCCAACGTGCTCGTGGACGGGCTGGGCGTGGGGGATGTGGGGGAGGCCGTGCTCCGGGACCGTCAGCACCTCGCCCGGGACGGGATCGTGGTCGCGGTGGTGGGGATTGACCGGGAGAGCGGCCGGATCGTGCATGGACCGGAGCTCGTGACCCGGGGGTTCGTGCACGCACCGGAGGCGAGCGGACTCCTCCAGGAAAGCCGCCAGCGGGTCACCGAGGTGGTGATGCGGTGCTGGCGGCGGGGGCAGACGGAGCTCGGGGTGGTGCGGGGAGAAATCCGCGATGCCCTCTTCCGGTTCCTGCACCGGAAAACGGGGCGGCAACCTATGATCCTCCCCCTCGTCGTAGAACTCTAG
- the truB gene encoding tRNA pseudouridine(55) synthase TruB, protein MDGLLNLLKPPGMTSHDCVEELRRLVGMRRIGHTGTLDPGAAGVLVCCIGRTTRLSEFLMEQDKAYRVELVLGVSTTTGDALGEVLMRRGVSVRGEDLERVLRRFLGTIQQVPPMVSAVHHEGRRLYELARRGIEVERAPRTVTVHEIRLLRFDPPRALLDITCSKGTYVRQLAHDIGEALGCGAHAGFMIRTRVGPHRLEESYTFEEVEEAVRNGEFRRLLIPPAQALPDLPEVEVEGRMRAAVLHGQPLPLWKVAPHLTLPQGTLVKVLDVEGNLLAIGRAVGGQLRPYKVLLVASGR, encoded by the coding sequence ATGGATGGACTTCTGAACCTCCTGAAACCTCCCGGCATGACCAGCCACGACTGCGTGGAGGAGCTGCGGCGTCTGGTGGGCATGCGGCGCATCGGGCACACGGGAACCCTGGATCCCGGTGCCGCGGGGGTTTTGGTGTGCTGTATCGGCCGCACCACCCGGCTCAGCGAGTTCCTCATGGAGCAGGACAAGGCGTACCGGGTGGAGCTGGTCCTGGGAGTTTCCACCACTACTGGCGATGCCCTGGGAGAGGTCCTCATGCGCAGGGGGGTATCCGTGCGCGGGGAGGACCTGGAACGGGTCCTGCGGCGGTTTTTGGGGACCATCCAGCAGGTGCCCCCCATGGTCTCCGCGGTGCACCACGAGGGCCGGCGGCTGTACGAGCTCGCGCGGAGGGGGATCGAGGTGGAGCGCGCGCCCCGCACCGTCACCGTCCACGAGATCCGTCTCCTCCGGTTCGATCCCCCCCGGGCTCTCCTGGACATCACGTGCTCCAAGGGCACCTACGTGCGCCAGCTGGCGCACGATATCGGGGAAGCCCTCGGGTGCGGGGCGCATGCGGGCTTCATGATCCGGACCCGGGTCGGCCCGCACCGTCTCGAGGAGAGCTACACCTTCGAGGAGGTCGAGGAAGCAGTGCGGAACGGGGAGTTCCGCCGCCTCCTGATTCCCCCCGCCCAGGCCCTCCCGGATCTCCCGGAGGTGGAGGTGGAGGGCCGTATGCGGGCCGCCGTCCTCCACGGGCAGCCCCTGCCCCTCTGGAAGGTGGCTCCTCATCTTACCCTCCCCCAGGGTACCCTCGTGAAGGTCCTGGATGTGGAGGGGAACCTGCTGGCTATCGGCCGGGCGGTTGGGGGACAGCTGCGGCCCTACAAGGTGCTCCTCGTGGCCTCGGGACGCTGA
- a CDS encoding insulinase family protein: MDAEVHRTRLPSGIRVVTEDIPGARTVTLGIWVETGTRFEPPEWVGISHFVEHMLFKGTRRRSAQQIAEEVDALGGQLNAFTDRELTCYYVRVLADHLPRATDILADMLVASLFDPEAIERERQVILEEIKMYEDSPDDLVQDLFLETLWAGDPLGWPVIGTAHTVRRLHREAFLEYLAREYVPDRTMVAASGAVRHEAMVDLVQELLAPLDGAASPRILRAPEVRREVRVREKDTEQVHLCFGYPGLPQAHPDRYVQAVLETIAGGGMSSRLFQEVREKRGLVYSIGTFSTMYREAGAFAVYAGTSPERVGEVLEVALRELERLRTEPVPAEELQRAKESLKGNLMLSLEGTAPRMFYLARSELYLGRYVSPDEILAEIEAVTAERVQLLAQQLLSGPPALAAVGPEGAERLLRGWFESVEVGR; this comes from the coding sequence GTGGACGCGGAGGTGCACAGGACCCGGCTTCCGAGCGGGATCCGGGTGGTCACGGAGGACATCCCGGGCGCCCGCACCGTCACCCTCGGCATCTGGGTGGAGACCGGGACCCGCTTCGAACCACCCGAGTGGGTGGGGATTTCCCACTTCGTGGAGCACATGCTGTTCAAGGGGACCCGCCGCCGCAGTGCGCAGCAGATTGCAGAGGAGGTGGATGCCCTAGGAGGCCAGCTCAACGCGTTTACGGATCGGGAACTCACCTGTTACTACGTACGCGTGCTGGCGGATCATCTGCCCCGGGCTACCGACATCCTCGCGGACATGCTGGTAGCCTCCCTCTTCGATCCGGAGGCCATCGAGAGGGAGCGCCAGGTGATCCTGGAAGAGATCAAGATGTACGAGGACAGCCCGGATGACCTCGTGCAGGATCTGTTCCTGGAGACCCTGTGGGCGGGGGACCCCCTCGGATGGCCCGTGATCGGCACCGCACACACGGTGCGCCGCCTCCACCGGGAGGCATTCCTGGAGTACCTAGCACGGGAGTACGTGCCCGATCGCACCATGGTGGCCGCCAGCGGAGCCGTGCGTCACGAGGCCATGGTGGACCTGGTGCAGGAGCTGCTCGCTCCCCTCGACGGGGCGGCCTCGCCGCGGATCCTGCGGGCTCCGGAGGTGCGCCGGGAGGTGCGCGTGCGGGAAAAGGACACGGAGCAGGTTCACCTCTGCTTCGGCTATCCGGGGCTCCCGCAGGCGCATCCGGATCGGTACGTCCAGGCGGTCCTGGAGACCATCGCGGGCGGTGGGATGAGCAGCCGCCTCTTCCAGGAGGTCCGGGAGAAGCGAGGGTTGGTGTACAGTATCGGTACTTTCTCCACCATGTACCGGGAGGCGGGGGCCTTCGCCGTCTACGCGGGGACCAGCCCCGAGCGGGTGGGTGAGGTGCTGGAGGTGGCCCTCCGGGAGCTGGAGCGACTGCGGACGGAACCGGTGCCGGCGGAGGAGCTGCAACGGGCGAAGGAGTCCCTGAAGGGGAACCTCATGCTCTCCCTGGAGGGCACGGCGCCGCGCATGTTCTATCTGGCCCGCAGCGAGCTGTACCTGGGCCGCTACGTATCGCCGGATGAGATCCTGGCGGAGATCGAGGCGGTGACCGCGGAGCGGGTGCAGCTTCTCGCCCAGCAGCTCCTGAGCGGCCCCCCGGCCCTGGCCGCGGTGGGACCGGAGGGAGCAGAGCGGCTGCTCCGGGGCTGGTTCGAATCCGTGGAGGTGGGAAGGTGA
- the dapA gene encoding 4-hydroxy-tetrahydrodipicolinate synthase: MEMNWGRVITAMATPFGPNGELDEARAAQLAQRLVETGSDALVVCGTTGEAPTLSDEEKIRLVRVAKEAVGGQVPVIAGTGTYDTAHSIHLSEEAKRAGADGLLLVVPYYNRPSQEGIYRHFRAIAERVDLPILLYNIPARTGTNMLPETVARLSEIPNIVGVKDASGSPDQVSEIRRRTSEDFLIYSGDDSLTLPYLSVGAVGVVSVASHLVGRQIGEMIDLFFAGRVAEARRLHLRLYPLFRVLFIAPNPVPLKAALSLVGFPIGAPRLPLVAATEKEREQIAAVLQELAVAAVA, translated from the coding sequence ATGGAGATGAACTGGGGACGGGTCATCACGGCCATGGCCACGCCATTCGGTCCCAATGGCGAGCTCGACGAGGCACGGGCCGCACAGCTTGCCCAGCGCTTGGTGGAGACCGGATCGGATGCCCTCGTGGTGTGCGGTACCACGGGGGAAGCTCCTACCCTCTCCGACGAGGAGAAGATCCGACTCGTGCGCGTGGCGAAAGAGGCGGTGGGGGGACAAGTCCCCGTGATCGCGGGAACCGGGACCTACGACACCGCCCACTCCATCCACCTCAGCGAGGAGGCCAAGCGGGCGGGTGCGGACGGGCTCTTGCTCGTGGTCCCGTACTACAACCGTCCCTCGCAGGAGGGGATCTACCGCCACTTCCGGGCCATCGCGGAACGGGTGGATCTGCCCATCCTCCTCTACAACATCCCGGCCCGCACGGGCACCAACATGCTGCCGGAAACCGTGGCCCGGTTGAGCGAGATCCCCAACATCGTGGGCGTCAAGGACGCCTCGGGAAGCCCGGACCAGGTCTCCGAGATCCGGCGCCGCACGTCCGAGGATTTCCTCATCTACAGCGGGGACGACAGCCTTACCCTGCCCTACCTGAGCGTGGGGGCGGTGGGTGTGGTGAGCGTAGCCTCGCACCTGGTGGGCCGCCAGATCGGGGAGATGATCGATCTCTTCTTCGCGGGCCGGGTGGCGGAGGCCCGGCGGCTGCACCTGCGTCTGTATCCGCTCTTCCGGGTGCTCTTCATCGCGCCCAACCCCGTGCCCCTCAAAGCCGCCCTCAGCCTGGTGGGCTTTCCCATAGGAGCCCCCCGGCTGCCCCTCGTGGCGGCCACGGAGAAGGAACGGGAGCAGATCGCTGCGGTCCTGCAGGAGCTGGCGGTGGCCGCCGTGGCGTAG